The Agarilytica rhodophyticola genome has a window encoding:
- a CDS encoding type VI secretion system Vgr family protein — MGILGFMQANRIVRVDGLLGPDQLLVERMKVRESISELFDISLQVLSKNKDIAPDQLLGNSADISLTLDQNKRRNWNAIVTEMTAGTEVSQDHYLYQLTLKPQLWLLGQKSDCRIWMDMTSVEVCETLLSEHGIDVPVKAGIFKEVPKQHYSVQYNETDLDYLNRRLEEDGIFYWFEHELGKHVLHIANFPNGYTGDDDTRLRIGASEHDSIQRFDTKYRYTPGKFAGRDWNFETPELLPEAKTPSIVKLPHNSDYELYEYPVLGGYGEGERASEGIQSSAVERQTRLRMQAVEADHQKVSGESSERSLSPGSKFTPFDVANPKNKFDPYVTLSVEHEAINPSYGNKNPQDVAAKKIDGDEQGAEPEYRNSFVAIPAKIPATPHKKTLRPRIDGSQLAFVAGPEGEEIHPDEYGRVKVWFPWDRRAKKDGSDTCWVRVMQNWAGGGWGGQIIPRIGMEVMITFFEGDPDRPAIVGAVPNKKQKVPYPLPKHKTKSVFRTDTHKGDGFNELTFEDKTDEEKIYLHAQKDHEIHVENNRSKRVDQNQSESVGNNKSIEVGNNHHEVIGGNMTLMVGPNKLQQAVTSKFKAFASAIGDFANKLGVPDALNMGEGNLIVGVAKNKAETVMVSSNEIVGGAKTLTVGGGYQVSVAGIRNESTLLGSFEEVGQNKVVVAGKRMEFVCGKSKIQLNEDGTVNIEGVTINLKGSSRINLN, encoded by the coding sequence ATGGGCATTTTAGGTTTTATGCAGGCTAATCGCATTGTGCGAGTAGATGGGCTTTTGGGCCCTGATCAACTTCTCGTAGAACGCATGAAAGTTCGCGAATCAATATCAGAATTATTTGATATATCACTACAAGTGTTATCTAAAAATAAAGACATTGCGCCGGATCAATTATTAGGTAATAGCGCTGATATTAGTTTAACTTTGGATCAAAATAAACGGCGAAACTGGAATGCTATCGTTACTGAAATGACGGCCGGCACAGAAGTTTCCCAAGACCATTATCTTTATCAGCTCACTTTAAAACCTCAGCTTTGGTTATTGGGGCAAAAGTCAGATTGTCGTATTTGGATGGACATGACCTCCGTCGAAGTCTGTGAAACGCTGCTATCAGAACATGGTATTGATGTACCTGTAAAAGCGGGTATTTTTAAAGAAGTGCCGAAGCAACATTACAGCGTACAATACAATGAAACCGATTTAGATTACCTTAACCGTCGCCTTGAAGAAGACGGTATTTTCTACTGGTTTGAGCACGAACTTGGCAAGCATGTCTTGCACATTGCCAATTTTCCTAATGGTTATACTGGCGATGATGATACCCGTCTTCGCATTGGTGCCAGTGAGCACGATAGTATCCAGCGCTTTGATACTAAGTACCGCTATACGCCGGGGAAATTTGCTGGCCGTGACTGGAACTTTGAAACCCCCGAATTGCTTCCTGAAGCCAAAACCCCATCTATTGTGAAACTGCCGCACAACAGTGACTACGAACTATATGAATACCCTGTTCTCGGTGGCTATGGCGAAGGCGAGCGTGCATCGGAAGGTATACAAAGCTCTGCGGTAGAGCGACAGACCCGTTTGCGTATGCAGGCAGTAGAGGCAGATCATCAAAAAGTCTCTGGCGAATCCAGTGAGAGAAGCTTGTCTCCGGGCTCTAAGTTTACGCCTTTTGATGTGGCGAACCCGAAAAACAAATTTGACCCTTATGTCACCTTAAGTGTCGAGCACGAGGCCATTAACCCCAGTTATGGCAATAAGAATCCGCAAGATGTAGCCGCTAAAAAGATCGATGGTGATGAGCAAGGGGCTGAGCCAGAATACCGTAACAGTTTTGTTGCAATTCCAGCCAAAATTCCTGCGACTCCTCATAAAAAGACCTTGCGCCCCCGCATTGATGGTTCCCAACTGGCTTTTGTGGCAGGTCCTGAAGGGGAGGAAATTCACCCTGACGAATACGGTCGCGTTAAAGTTTGGTTTCCTTGGGATCGTCGAGCAAAAAAAGACGGCAGCGATACTTGTTGGGTTCGGGTTATGCAAAACTGGGCCGGCGGTGGCTGGGGAGGGCAAATTATTCCCCGCATCGGGATGGAAGTGATGATCACCTTTTTTGAAGGTGATCCTGATCGCCCAGCTATTGTCGGTGCTGTTCCCAATAAAAAACAAAAAGTACCTTATCCGCTACCTAAGCACAAAACTAAGAGTGTTTTTCGCACCGACACGCACAAAGGTGATGGCTTTAACGAACTTACCTTTGAAGATAAAACCGACGAAGAAAAGATCTACCTGCACGCCCAAAAAGATCATGAAATTCATGTGGAAAATAATCGTTCAAAACGTGTTGATCAAAATCAAAGCGAGAGCGTCGGTAACAACAAATCTATTGAAGTGGGCAATAATCACCACGAAGTCATCGGCGGCAATATGACCTTAATGGTGGGTCCCAATAAATTGCAGCAGGCGGTTACCTCCAAATTTAAGGCTTTTGCTTCAGCCATTGGTGATTTTGCCAACAAATTGGGAGTGCCAGATGCTTTGAACATGGGTGAAGGTAATCTTATTGTTGGGGTCGCTAAGAACAAAGCTGAAACGGTCATGGTCAGTTCCAATGAAATTGTTGGCGGTGCTAAAACTTTGACGGTTGGCGGCGGCTATCAAGTATCTGTGGCGGGCATTCGCAACGAATCTACCTTATTGGGATCGTTTGAAGAAGTGGGACAAAATAAAGTGGTGGTTGCCGGTAAACGTATGGAGTTCGTCTGCGGTAAATCGAAGATTCAACTCAACGAAGATGGTACCGTCAATATCGAAGGGGTGACCATCAACCTTAAAGGCAGTTCACGCATTAATCTAAACTGA
- a CDS encoding VIT domain-containing protein → MTDYISPQLATPAGELIPLKEVDIEAKIEGLMTDVTLTQHYKNKEHRNIEVVYTFQLPIDAVLLSLEVIIDGRVLTASIIEKKQAQTRYEDAITDGDTAIMLEQLEEGMYTMNIGNLMPDGDISIALNYAFIQRWQGNSLRLFIPTTIAQRYGHSSFSPHQVPESNIYAKYSYQFYLKIIGALSKANIASPTHALGIVRDDDSAEVIIKEENTLMDRDFILTLESEEQHHCGVIGQDGDNYCVLASFHPRFEMTSADAGKEKQTVIQRMYQRFSQNKKPDEQGRNITIVVDCSGSMAGVSIQQTRIALSKIVKSLSHHEFFNIILFGTDHHPLFNTTVQAKPRNKTFALHEIEKLEANMGGTNIGPALKYVYQEENLQQSDSDILLITDGRIYGQDAIFAQAKNIHHRIFTVGVGSAVSENFVRTLASMTGGACELVSPNENMAQSIIRHFSRMRQPGTDKVEIKWSQDPLYQQNIGAVYHGDTVNVFAEFAKEPANEAQLRLHMSDGKTLTQQVDLCSYHDTGDQQVSAPYYSQLSRLAAAQRIRSCDNKEEIIDIACRYQLMSPYTNCLMVDKRENPAEDLPVLRKVPQVASADYLAPGAMIVGAAPSDVDKLIMKSSPPPRSYRGESGDDLLGSSGIPDALAPESFDSDPFAISGCALPGGFDSDPFATAGRGLAEGSSAFNPSIFAFAQTLANYMKSEPFNYDELTVIFLSLSSLHPTIAQQLTNISHDGTDENKMCLFFIYHLFESCGEKINLNRQLHREITKAYKDVGLDDQLKDKISHVINEYMSLQRAA, encoded by the coding sequence ATGACAGATTATATTAGTCCGCAGCTGGCGACACCCGCTGGTGAGCTTATACCTCTAAAAGAAGTAGATATCGAAGCAAAAATAGAAGGTTTAATGACTGACGTTACATTAACGCAGCACTATAAAAATAAAGAACACCGCAATATTGAAGTGGTATATACCTTCCAATTGCCAATTGACGCGGTGTTACTATCACTTGAAGTCATCATTGATGGTCGAGTACTCACCGCTAGCATAATAGAAAAAAAACAAGCGCAAACTCGCTATGAAGATGCCATTACAGATGGCGATACCGCCATCATGTTAGAGCAGTTAGAAGAGGGTATGTATACCATGAACATCGGCAATTTGATGCCCGATGGCGACATATCCATTGCACTTAACTACGCTTTTATTCAGCGCTGGCAAGGGAATAGCTTACGTTTGTTTATTCCCACAACTATTGCGCAACGTTATGGCCATTCCTCATTTAGTCCACACCAAGTACCTGAGTCAAATATATATGCCAAGTATAGCTACCAATTTTATCTAAAAATTATAGGTGCGTTAAGTAAAGCCAATATTGCAAGTCCCACACATGCACTAGGTATTGTTCGTGATGACGATAGTGCTGAAGTGATTATCAAAGAAGAAAATACTTTGATGGATAGAGACTTCATCTTAACGCTAGAATCTGAAGAGCAGCATCATTGTGGGGTAATAGGGCAGGACGGCGACAATTATTGTGTGCTTGCAAGTTTTCACCCTCGTTTCGAGATGACCTCCGCAGACGCCGGTAAAGAAAAACAAACTGTGATACAGCGAATGTATCAACGCTTTAGCCAAAATAAAAAGCCTGATGAGCAAGGGAGAAATATTACTATTGTGGTTGATTGTTCTGGCTCAATGGCAGGCGTTTCTATTCAGCAAACTCGCATTGCGTTATCGAAAATTGTCAAGTCACTAAGCCATCACGAGTTTTTTAACATTATTTTATTTGGCACTGACCATCATCCCTTATTTAATACTACAGTACAGGCGAAACCGAGAAATAAAACTTTCGCCTTGCATGAGATCGAAAAATTAGAAGCCAATATGGGGGGTACGAATATTGGTCCGGCGCTAAAATATGTGTATCAAGAAGAAAACTTACAGCAAAGCGACAGTGATATTTTATTGATTACCGATGGCCGAATTTATGGGCAAGATGCTATTTTTGCGCAGGCAAAAAATATCCATCACCGTATTTTTACTGTTGGCGTAGGTAGTGCTGTATCTGAAAACTTTGTGCGTACTTTGGCCAGTATGACAGGGGGCGCGTGCGAGCTTGTGAGCCCCAATGAAAATATGGCACAGAGTATTATCCGCCACTTTAGCCGAATGCGGCAACCGGGAACAGACAAAGTTGAAATCAAGTGGTCACAAGATCCGCTATATCAACAAAACATAGGGGCTGTATATCACGGCGATACAGTTAATGTTTTTGCTGAATTTGCTAAAGAACCGGCAAATGAAGCGCAATTGCGACTGCATATGTCCGATGGAAAAACGCTCACACAACAGGTAGATCTGTGTTCATACCACGACACTGGCGATCAACAAGTGAGTGCACCGTATTATTCCCAATTATCGCGCCTGGCGGCTGCACAGCGGATACGAAGCTGTGACAATAAGGAAGAAATTATTGATATTGCCTGCCGGTATCAATTGATGTCGCCTTACACCAATTGTTTAATGGTAGATAAACGTGAAAATCCTGCGGAGGATTTACCTGTTTTACGTAAAGTACCCCAAGTAGCTTCGGCTGATTATCTCGCGCCAGGTGCGATGATTGTTGGGGCTGCACCATCTGATGTGGATAAGCTCATTATGAAATCGTCTCCACCACCAAGGTCATACCGTGGGGAGAGCGGCGATGATTTGCTAGGTTCATCTGGAATACCCGACGCCCTAGCACCTGAAAGTTTTGACAGTGATCCTTTTGCTATTTCTGGTTGTGCTCTCCCGGGAGGTTTTGACAGTGATCCTTTCGCTACGGCTGGCCGTGGTCTTGCGGAAGGTTCATCTGCGTTCAACCCTAGCATTTTTGCTTTTGCCCAGACCTTAGCCAATTATATGAAATCCGAACCATTTAATTATGATGAGTTAACCGTAATCTTCTTGAGTCTTTCCAGTTTGCATCCCACTATTGCCCAGCAGCTTACCAATATCTCGCACGATGGTACTGACGAAAACAAAATGTGTTTGTTTTTTATATATCATCTATTTGAGTCCTGTGGCGAAAAAATTAATCTCAATCGCCAGTTACACAGGGAGATAACCAAAGCTTACAAAGACGTCGGCCTTGATGATCAGCTTAAAGACAAAATTTCCCACGTCATTAATGAATATATGAGCCTTCAGCGAGCGGCTTAA
- a CDS encoding MerR family transcriptional regulator translates to MKTQTYTLDELCQLADVNVRTARFYIQKGLVPGPEGKNRGARYFPSHLQKLLEIKKWQSAGLSLERIAEILQQPDDPHHLPLKRPQPGSLEVWTHIIIDDGIELQVEPARSGLTSSQIRELSQQILELYKTIKTNDVNNKEND, encoded by the coding sequence ATGAAGACGCAAACTTATACATTAGATGAACTCTGTCAGTTGGCAGATGTAAATGTGCGGACAGCACGCTTTTATATTCAGAAGGGTTTAGTTCCTGGCCCGGAAGGTAAGAATCGTGGCGCCCGTTATTTTCCTTCTCATTTACAAAAGTTATTAGAAATAAAGAAATGGCAGTCCGCAGGCTTGTCACTGGAACGTATCGCGGAAATTCTCCAACAACCTGATGATCCTCATCATCTTCCTCTAAAGCGTCCACAACCAGGCTCTTTAGAAGTATGGACCCACATTATTATTGACGATGGCATCGAACTGCAGGTTGAACCGGCGAGAAGCGGGCTTACATCGTCACAAATTCGCGAGTTATCCCAACAGATATTAGAGCTATATAAAACTATTAAAACTAACGACGTCAACAACAAGGAAAACGACTGA
- a CDS encoding efflux RND transporter permease subunit, producing MNIAEFTIKNRVLSVIVILLTIIGGWSAYQNMARFEDPEFTIREALVITSYPGASPREVALEITDPLEKAIQQMAEVKTIKSFSTDGRSEISVEIKYEASPTKSDLQLIWTKLRNKVNDAALGLPPGAGTPYVADDFGDVFGLLYFITGDGYSPSELKRYGKSLQNSLLQVDGVARVTLDGLQDEAIFVEISRQETAALGLSVSNIYNILSQQNAVVTSGDVKIGDRRIVIDPSGSIDSVSSIQNLLVSADARGKVIFLKDIARVWRGYQDPTEKLYRYNGEPAIAMGVSGVLGSNIVKIGEAIDQKITDSENLRPLGIELHEFYHQGKIVKESVDAFVINVIAALVIVIVTLLIFMGLKSAIVIGVVLLLTIFATLATMDISGIPMHRISLGALIIALGMMVDNAIVVTEGILVGVQNGIRKLDIAKLIVKRTTWPLLGGTLVGIIAFAPIGFAPGSTAEYTGHLFWVIMISLMYSWLFAITLTPLFCYWLFNESSENNNQQQQSESPLFTKYKQFLHFALAQRIAFVAGVVVIFALSVWGFGFVKSGFFPSSTTPIFVVDYWLPQGTDISKTTKDIKQIEKYISTLDGVEAVQVSVGGGAPRFMLVYGPESPNSAYGQLLVRAKNYDVIGGLIPGIQEHLEQTFPQAQGKVWRFVLGPGGGSKIEAEFTGPDPKVLRDLANQAKAIMIADGGALSIKDNWRQKVSVIEPIYAKSSGQRAGVSREDLALALQTNFSGRSVGFYREDDELIPIISRAPEHERLDVENIWNIQVVSSVTGRAVPIGQVTDGFRTIWRDGLVRRENRFWQIKAQSDPYPSELASDLFERVRPQIEAIELADGYSLEWGGEYGDSKESNENLASTIPLGFMAMVIIVFVLFGTVRQPIVIWLVVPLAIIGVVVGLVATQTPMEFMAILGLLSLSGLLIKNAIVLVDQTDLEINEGKAPFNAVIDSAASRVRPVMMGALTTVLGVIPLYFDAFFKSMSVVLIFGLTFATLLTLVIVPVLYAIFFNIKADDKS from the coding sequence ATGAATATAGCTGAATTTACCATAAAAAATAGAGTGCTGAGCGTTATTGTCATCCTCTTGACAATCATTGGGGGCTGGTCTGCGTATCAAAATATGGCGCGCTTTGAAGACCCGGAATTTACTATTCGCGAAGCTCTGGTGATAACCTCTTATCCCGGCGCGAGTCCTCGCGAGGTCGCTCTGGAAATTACCGATCCTTTAGAAAAAGCCATTCAGCAAATGGCTGAAGTGAAAACCATTAAGTCTTTTTCCACAGATGGCCGATCCGAAATTTCAGTTGAAATAAAATACGAAGCATCACCGACCAAGTCTGATTTGCAGTTGATATGGACGAAGCTGCGAAACAAAGTTAACGATGCCGCCTTAGGCTTACCACCAGGTGCAGGTACGCCCTATGTTGCCGACGATTTTGGCGATGTTTTTGGCTTACTGTATTTTATCACCGGGGATGGATACTCACCTTCTGAACTAAAGCGTTATGGCAAGTCTCTGCAAAATTCTCTGCTGCAGGTGGATGGCGTTGCCCGTGTTACCTTAGATGGTTTGCAAGACGAGGCCATTTTTGTAGAGATTTCACGGCAAGAAACAGCGGCTTTAGGGCTTTCGGTTTCCAATATCTACAATATTCTATCCCAACAAAATGCAGTAGTGACATCAGGCGATGTGAAAATTGGTGATCGACGCATTGTCATCGACCCGAGCGGCTCTATTGATTCTGTTTCCTCAATTCAAAATCTCCTTGTTTCCGCAGATGCGCGAGGTAAAGTTATTTTTCTGAAAGATATTGCTCGCGTTTGGCGGGGCTATCAAGACCCTACAGAAAAGCTCTATCGATACAATGGCGAGCCTGCTATTGCCATGGGAGTATCTGGTGTGCTTGGCAGTAATATTGTAAAAATTGGTGAGGCGATCGATCAAAAAATTACTGACAGTGAAAACCTTAGACCATTGGGAATCGAACTGCATGAGTTTTATCACCAAGGTAAGATCGTCAAAGAATCTGTGGATGCCTTTGTAATCAATGTGATCGCGGCATTGGTGATTGTTATCGTTACTCTGCTAATTTTTATGGGGCTAAAATCTGCCATCGTCATTGGCGTCGTATTATTACTGACCATATTCGCGACCTTAGCCACCATGGATATCTCCGGTATTCCCATGCATCGTATTTCCCTCGGTGCCTTAATTATCGCGCTAGGGATGATGGTGGACAATGCCATCGTTGTAACAGAGGGTATTTTAGTGGGCGTGCAAAATGGCATACGTAAACTTGATATTGCCAAACTGATTGTCAAACGCACTACCTGGCCTTTACTAGGTGGCACCTTAGTGGGAATTATTGCCTTTGCACCCATTGGCTTTGCCCCTGGTTCTACTGCTGAATACACCGGGCATTTGTTTTGGGTCATCATGATTTCTCTTATGTATAGCTGGTTGTTCGCTATTACATTAACACCTTTATTTTGCTATTGGCTTTTTAATGAGTCGTCAGAAAACAATAACCAACAGCAGCAGTCTGAAAGTCCGTTATTTACTAAATATAAGCAATTTCTGCATTTTGCATTAGCCCAGCGGATTGCCTTTGTGGCAGGTGTGGTGGTGATATTTGCGCTGTCGGTTTGGGGTTTTGGCTTTGTAAAATCCGGCTTTTTTCCTTCATCGACGACACCTATCTTTGTGGTGGATTACTGGCTGCCACAGGGTACGGATATCAGTAAAACCACCAAAGATATAAAACAAATCGAAAAATATATCAGCACTTTAGATGGGGTCGAGGCTGTTCAAGTATCAGTGGGCGGAGGAGCGCCGCGTTTTATGCTGGTATATGGTCCAGAATCGCCAAACTCCGCCTATGGACAATTGTTAGTTAGGGCCAAGAATTACGATGTTATCGGTGGCCTTATTCCAGGTATTCAAGAACATCTTGAACAAACCTTTCCTCAAGCTCAGGGCAAAGTCTGGCGTTTTGTCTTAGGTCCCGGTGGCGGCTCTAAAATAGAAGCGGAATTTACTGGCCCCGATCCTAAAGTATTACGAGATCTGGCTAACCAAGCCAAAGCCATTATGATCGCAGATGGTGGTGCACTCTCTATCAAAGATAATTGGCGGCAGAAAGTCAGTGTTATTGAGCCAATCTACGCAAAAAGCTCAGGCCAACGTGCTGGTGTTTCGCGAGAAGATCTGGCGCTTGCCTTGCAAACAAATTTTTCAGGACGTTCGGTAGGTTTTTACCGCGAAGATGATGAACTTATTCCGATTATTTCTCGGGCTCCTGAACATGAGCGGCTCGATGTGGAAAATATCTGGAATATCCAAGTGGTGAGTTCGGTCACTGGTAGAGCTGTTCCTATTGGGCAAGTTACCGATGGTTTCAGAACTATCTGGCGCGACGGTTTAGTGCGGCGAGAAAATAGATTTTGGCAAATAAAAGCGCAAAGTGATCCTTACCCAAGTGAGTTGGCATCGGATTTATTTGAACGTGTACGTCCGCAAATTGAAGCGATTGAACTTGCCGACGGCTATTCACTGGAATGGGGAGGGGAGTATGGTGATTCTAAAGAATCCAATGAAAATCTAGCCTCCACAATACCGCTTGGGTTTATGGCAATGGTGATCATTGTGTTTGTATTGTTCGGCACAGTGCGTCAACCCATTGTTATCTGGCTGGTGGTGCCGCTGGCCATTATTGGTGTTGTGGTGGGCTTAGTGGCCACTCAAACTCCTATGGAATTTATGGCCATACTTGGGCTTCTGTCTCTGTCAGGTTTACTTATTAAAAATGCCATTGTACTGGTGGATCAAACTGATCTTGAAATTAACGAGGGCAAAGCTCCTTTTAATGCGGTGATAGATTCCGCAGCTAGTCGTGTGCGTCCTGTAATGATGGGAGCATTGACCACAGTATTGGGTGTCATTCCTTTATATTTTGATGCGTTTTTTAAATCTATGTCCGTGGTACTGATTTTTGGTTTGACCTTCGCTACGTTATTAACGCTTGTTATTGTCCCTGTTTTATACGCGATATTTTTTAATATTAAAGCCGATGACAAGTCATAA
- a CDS encoding lipid A deacylase LpxR family protein, whose protein sequence is MLNTYTKKTLLLMCLCSATMSVRAEIDWISVTLDNDLFVGNDNGYTNGLYVSVFDVGEKSGKPPSHDFWVLPLMWTMPKQGIEFAANAYALGQTMSTPSDITIAVPDEDELPYSALLAMTNSYVTVSQGHADRVSTTIGIVGPAALGEEVQKFVHKIIGADEPLGWDTQLENELVFQLSRARIWRTWSSATDHLDVLTLAEASAGTLQSGVGSGMMIRYGRNLQESYVTTLFSNSRTINPMAVDGGWYTYFGLQLDYIFNQIFTDGNTFRDSRSTDYDHATIGVTTGIAYSWGNYALTFAFSDFDVLQDEGSDENVENLTRFGTLSFAWRY, encoded by the coding sequence ATGCTGAATACTTACACGAAAAAAACACTGCTATTGATGTGCCTGTGTTCTGCGACTATGTCGGTAAGAGCTGAAATTGATTGGATATCCGTTACCTTAGATAACGATCTATTTGTAGGTAACGATAATGGCTATACCAATGGCCTCTATGTGTCAGTGTTTGATGTGGGAGAAAAATCAGGAAAACCTCCGAGCCATGATTTTTGGGTACTGCCCCTTATGTGGACCATGCCCAAACAGGGGATAGAGTTTGCGGCTAATGCCTATGCCCTTGGTCAAACCATGAGTACCCCGAGTGATATTACTATTGCAGTACCCGATGAAGATGAATTGCCATACTCGGCTTTATTGGCAATGACAAACAGCTATGTCACAGTGAGCCAGGGCCATGCTGACCGGGTAAGTACCACCATTGGTATTGTAGGTCCTGCCGCTTTAGGGGAAGAAGTGCAGAAATTTGTCCATAAAATTATTGGTGCTGATGAACCCTTAGGTTGGGATACTCAATTAGAAAACGAGCTGGTGTTCCAGTTGTCGCGAGCGAGAATCTGGCGAACCTGGAGTTCTGCCACGGATCATTTGGATGTGTTAACTCTGGCAGAAGCCAGTGCGGGAACCCTGCAAAGTGGTGTCGGCTCGGGTATGATGATTCGTTACGGTCGCAACCTGCAAGAGTCCTACGTCACCACGCTATTCTCTAATTCCCGTACCATTAATCCTATGGCAGTGGACGGTGGTTGGTATACCTATTTTGGGTTGCAGCTAGACTATATCTTTAACCAGATATTCACCGATGGCAATACCTTCCGCGATAGTCGATCTACTGATTATGACCATGCAACGATAGGGGTGACAACAGGTATTGCCTATTCCTGGGGCAATTACGCCCTTACTTTTGCCTTTAGTGACTTTGACGTTTTGCAAGATGAAGGCTCTGATGAAAACGTTGAAAACTTAACCCGCTTTGGTACGCTGTCGTTTGCTTGGCGTTATTGA
- a CDS encoding efflux transporter outer membrane subunit — protein sequence MQIGKIPSLLLVPLTCTMLLSAGCVTSTAKNESKVQSKIAGYKKFTPQSWATHVDPSQLQQARQINWLDTFNDPLLVNLVDQALVNNYNLQAASANVERARALAVQAGAQLQPQVNLAYANSRSGSAQNSNANASSQTLSAQLNWEVDLWGRISAGKRAAVASAEAAAADYKFTQYSIAAATARAYFIAIEAGRQVQILKDILTSLEETFRIVKIQYDNGLASAQDVALTNSDLASRREQLIALEASQRDALRALEVLLGRYPKGDISVQKNLPTLPAMPPAGIPSDILERRPDLIASERRVAAAFNSVKQAKAARLPQLSLTSSIGGSSNALSNITNPENVVWQIAGNLLAPIIDGGARRAQVKIATAEQKQALAAYAQAALDAFSDTETNLDLANTLNLREQELDVSVKEAEKAYKIAQLRHKEGEIALVDLLTVQQRVLSASSNKLSVQRLALEQRVNLFLALGGDWNINK from the coding sequence ATGCAAATAGGAAAAATACCGTCTCTATTATTGGTGCCTCTGACCTGCACGATGTTGCTAAGTGCAGGTTGTGTAACATCAACGGCAAAAAACGAAAGTAAAGTACAGTCTAAAATTGCCGGCTATAAAAAATTTACGCCACAGAGTTGGGCCACTCACGTGGATCCTTCTCAGTTGCAGCAAGCACGTCAAATAAATTGGTTGGATACATTTAACGATCCTCTATTGGTAAACTTGGTAGATCAAGCTCTGGTTAATAATTATAATTTGCAAGCAGCATCGGCCAATGTGGAACGCGCGCGTGCGCTGGCAGTGCAAGCAGGGGCGCAACTGCAACCGCAGGTGAATCTCGCTTATGCTAACTCTCGCAGTGGCTCTGCGCAAAACTCTAACGCTAACGCTTCCAGTCAAACATTGTCGGCGCAATTAAACTGGGAAGTGGATTTATGGGGACGTATTTCTGCCGGTAAACGGGCGGCGGTAGCCAGCGCAGAAGCTGCTGCTGCGGATTATAAGTTTACCCAATATTCCATTGCCGCAGCGACAGCCAGAGCGTATTTCATCGCCATCGAAGCCGGACGACAAGTTCAAATACTAAAAGATATTCTCACTTCGCTAGAAGAAACCTTCCGCATTGTCAAAATTCAATACGACAACGGCCTTGCCTCTGCGCAAGATGTGGCTTTAACAAACTCTGATTTAGCATCGAGGCGAGAGCAGCTTATTGCCCTAGAAGCTTCCCAACGAGATGCTCTAAGAGCACTTGAGGTACTGCTTGGACGTTATCCGAAAGGGGATATCTCCGTGCAAAAAAACTTACCAACACTGCCAGCCATGCCCCCTGCAGGAATACCATCGGATATATTAGAACGCCGACCAGATCTTATCGCTAGCGAGCGGCGCGTTGCGGCGGCATTTAATTCGGTTAAACAAGCCAAAGCGGCGCGTCTGCCGCAGCTGAGTTTAACCAGCAGTATAGGTGGCTCTTCCAACGCTTTATCTAATATTACCAACCCTGAAAATGTGGTGTGGCAAATTGCGGGTAATTTACTGGCTCCCATTATCGACGGTGGCGCCAGAAGGGCGCAGGTAAAAATAGCTACTGCTGAACAAAAACAAGCATTAGCGGCCTATGCCCAAGCAGCCTTAGATGCTTTTAGCGATACCGAAACCAATCTCGATCTTGCCAATACTCTTAACCTCAGAGAGCAGGAGTTGGATGTCTCAGTTAAGGAAGCGGAAAAAGCCTATAAAATTGCTCAGCTAAGGCACAAAGAGGGGGAAATAGCACTGGTAGATCTATTGACGGTTCAGCAACGCGTGCTCTCTGCCAGCAGTAACAAATTGTCGGTGCAGCGTTTGGCTTTAGAGCAACGAGTGAATCTTTTCCTCGCCCTAGGTGGTGACTGGAATATAAATAAATAA